From Pseudomonadota bacterium, the proteins below share one genomic window:
- a CDS encoding type II secretion system F family protein, translating to MANQSVKNATFAWEGKNKAGKVVKGQQSGPSEAVVKAMLRRQGINPTSVKKQSARSARSKTKKIKPVEIAIFSRQLATMMAAGVPLVQAFDIVGRGNDNPAMQVLVMGIKTEVEGGASLAESLATQPRYFDDLYVNLVAAGEKSGTLETLLDKIALYKEKSEAIKAKVRKAMTYPSIVLTVALVVTGILLYFVVPQFEGLFGSFGADLPAFTKMVISLSEFVQAWWWIILGSIGLMFATISYFNRTSATFRKGRDRLLLRLPVIGKIFYKGSIARFARTLSTMFAAGVPLVEALDSVSGATGNIIFQEAVQNMREQVATGQQLHITMQASGLFPNMAVQMIGIGEESGALDDMSAKVAEFYEAEVDNMVDNLSTLLEPMIMAILGILVGGLVTAMYLPIFQMGQVI from the coding sequence ATGGCGAACCAATCAGTAAAAAATGCGACGTTTGCCTGGGAAGGCAAAAATAAAGCGGGCAAGGTAGTCAAGGGACAACAGTCCGGCCCCAGCGAAGCCGTGGTTAAAGCCATGCTTCGTCGCCAGGGCATCAACCCCACCTCCGTAAAGAAACAAAGCGCGCGCAGTGCACGAAGCAAAACCAAGAAGATCAAACCGGTGGAAATCGCCATTTTCTCCCGCCAGTTGGCGACCATGATGGCGGCCGGCGTGCCCTTGGTCCAGGCGTTCGACATCGTAGGCCGCGGGAACGACAATCCCGCCATGCAAGTACTGGTCATGGGCATCAAGACCGAAGTGGAAGGCGGAGCCTCCCTGGCCGAATCATTGGCCACCCAACCTCGCTACTTCGATGACCTGTACGTAAACTTGGTGGCCGCAGGAGAAAAATCCGGGACACTGGAAACTCTGCTCGACAAAATTGCCCTGTATAAGGAGAAATCGGAAGCGATCAAGGCGAAGGTCCGAAAGGCGATGACCTATCCGTCGATCGTACTCACGGTCGCTCTGGTCGTTACCGGTATCCTGCTCTATTTTGTGGTACCACAATTCGAAGGCTTGTTCGGCAGTTTCGGGGCCGATTTACCGGCTTTTACCAAAATGGTCATCTCGCTCTCGGAGTTCGTTCAGGCTTGGTGGTGGATCATCCTCGGCTCTATCGGCCTTATGTTTGCCACCATATCTTATTTCAACCGCACCTCGGCCACGTTCCGAAAGGGCCGCGACCGGCTTCTACTTCGCCTGCCCGTTATCGGTAAAATTTTTTATAAAGGGTCCATCGCCCGATTCGCACGGACCTTGTCCACCATGTTCGCAGCCGGCGTGCCGCTGGTTGAAGCCTTGGACTCGGTCAGCGGCGCCACTGGGAACATCATCTTTCAGGAAGCGGTGCAGAACATGCGTGAACAGGTAGCGACCGGGCAACAACTCCACATCACGATGCAAGCGAGCGGATTGTTTCCCAACATGGCCGTACAAATGATCGGAATCGGGGAAGAATCCGGTGCCTTGGACGACATGTCAGCGAAAGTCGCCGAATTTTACGAGGCGGAAGTCGATAACATGGTAGACAACCTAAGCACGCTGCTTGAACCAATGATTATGGCCATACTGGGTATCTTGGTGGGTGGACTGGTGACGGCCATGTACCTTCCCATATTTCAGATGGGTCAAGTCATTTAA
- a CDS encoding A24 family peptidase, whose amino-acid sequence MELIAVLEAEPALWLTTTLILGLLVGSFLNVVILRLPPMLEYRWRENCREFLQQPASDNAPPPGLVSPRSCCPNCGHSIGALENVPVLSYIALQGKCKGCHAPISIRYPAIELLTGGISLLVAWHFGVSWEAIGALGLSWALIALSFIDIDHQLLPDSITLPGIWAGLLFSLFAKLSDPISSILGAVLGYLALWSVYQLFRLLTGKEGMGYGDFKLLAMIGAWTGWQALPGTILLSSLVGALLGGTMLLVGDREREQPIPFGPYLAVAGWLMLVWGEHINTGYLRFAGLA is encoded by the coding sequence ATGGAGTTGATCGCCGTATTGGAGGCCGAACCGGCTTTGTGGCTAACGACGACGCTCATTCTGGGTCTATTGGTCGGCAGTTTTCTCAACGTCGTCATTCTCCGGCTCCCACCCATGCTGGAATACCGCTGGCGTGAGAACTGTCGAGAATTTCTGCAACAGCCCGCGTCCGACAACGCGCCCCCCCCGGGTCTCGTGAGTCCGCGATCATGTTGTCCGAACTGTGGTCACAGCATCGGTGCCCTGGAAAATGTGCCAGTCCTTAGTTACATCGCGTTACAAGGCAAGTGCAAAGGCTGTCACGCGCCCATCAGTATCCGATACCCCGCCATCGAGCTACTCACCGGTGGTATTTCTTTGCTGGTGGCTTGGCATTTTGGCGTCAGCTGGGAAGCGATCGGCGCGCTCGGATTGAGCTGGGCGTTGATCGCTTTAAGCTTCATCGACATCGACCATCAACTATTGCCAGACTCCATCACACTGCCCGGTATCTGGGCAGGCCTGCTTTTCAGCCTGTTCGCTAAACTGAGCGACCCGATTTCCAGTATTCTCGGCGCGGTACTCGGGTATCTAGCTCTATGGTCGGTATACCAGCTTTTTCGCCTGCTGACGGGGAAAGAGGGTATGGGCTATGGCGACTTCAAGCTCCTGGCGATGATTGGCGCTTGGACGGGTTGGCAGGCATTACCCGGCACCATTCTGTTATCCTCCCTGGTTGGGGCCCTGTTGGGCGGTACAATGCTCCTGGTTGGCGATCGCGAACGGGAACAGCCGATTCCCTTTGGCCCCTATCTAGCAGTTGCCGGATGGCTCATGTTGGTGTGGGGCGAGCACATCAATACCGGCTACCTCCGGTTCGCCGGACTCGCGTGA
- a CDS encoding ATPase, T2SS/T4P/T4SS family, which translates to KVGLTFASSLRAFLRQDPDVIMVGEIRDLETAEIAIKAAQTGHLVLSTLHTNDAPKTLERLVNMGVPPFNIAASVNLIIAQRLARRLCSNCKTPADLPREALLDAGFREDELAEVNVHAPKGCDQCTDGYKGRVGIYQVMPVSREIGRIIMEGGNSMDVAAQAEKDGINDLRRSGLNKVRDGLTSLEEVNRVTID; encoded by the coding sequence CAAAAGTCGGCCTCACGTTCGCGTCGTCCTTGCGGGCCTTCCTGCGGCAAGATCCGGACGTGATCATGGTTGGCGAAATCCGGGACCTGGAAACCGCCGAAATCGCGATCAAAGCAGCACAGACGGGGCACTTGGTGTTATCCACACTGCACACCAACGATGCACCGAAAACCTTGGAGCGTCTGGTCAACATGGGCGTCCCTCCCTTTAATATCGCCGCCTCGGTGAACCTCATCATTGCGCAAAGGCTGGCCCGTCGTTTATGCAGCAACTGCAAAACACCGGCCGATCTACCGAGAGAAGCCCTGTTGGATGCCGGATTCCGGGAAGACGAGCTGGCGGAGGTCAATGTCCACGCCCCTAAAGGTTGCGACCAATGCACCGACGGATACAAGGGACGGGTAGGGATCTACCAAGTCATGCCCGTGTCGCGGGAGATCGGGCGAATCATCATGGAAGGTGGCAACTCTATGGATGTGGCGGCGCAAGCGGAGAAGGACGGCATTAACGACTTACGCCGTTCGGGTTTAAACAAAGTCCGCGATGGATTGACGAGTTTGGAAGAAGTTAACCGGGTAACCATCGATTAA